TGTTCCGATGTGGTTTTGCACAGGTTTACTGCTCCTGCCAAGTCAGACGTTGGTCTGTCTCCTTGAGAGCTCGAGGTTCGTCTTCACCAGTATGTCAGCAGCACTCAGCTTCCCCCTGTCCTGCAGATACTTCATTATAAGAGGCCGCTGCCTCCAAGTAACCTTTACTCCGTACTCATGCTCAGGAGTATCTGTAACCAGTACTGCTGCTGACTCCAACTCCCCCCCCTCACAGGGGTCAATACCGAATGCCAGCTCTTTTTCTAGATGCCGAGCATGGCTACTACTTTGTGGCAGAGTGCTGCTGCATCTCCAGTTACTTACGGAAGGCACCTGTGCAGTCTCTACATCAGGTGAACTACACACTTCTGGCTCCACAGGTGGGGGAGCAGGTAACAAAGGTATTTCTCTACAGTTCACCAGACTGTTCACCTGGATGTTGGCTTTTGCTGCTGTCCCTTCCTTGGGCTGCCTGTGCAAGTGTTGCGTGTGCTTCCTCAAGCAATTCAGATGATCTGAGGGGTGGACTGCACCTCCTTCTGTCTTCTCAAAAGTTAAAGGAGGAAATTTGCAGGCTATAGGTCTTCGACAAGCTCCTCCTGTATGAAGTGAACTGTAGTTGGCATCGTGATTCTGGGGTTTGCGAGGACCACGATGCTTCTTCTGGCATGCTTTCAACACCACTGATGTAGTTTCAAATTGCGGACACACCTGAAGGGAAAGacataataataagaaaaaaaaaatcacaacaggTTTCTCATTACAAAGGAATACCAACCTGATTCTACTCCCCCACTTACCCCATCTTTTTTCAGTGTGTCCAGTAAGTGAGCAAAGCAAACCAGTCACTAACTAAGCTACTAAGCAGGAGATACTGCTGAACTTGAATATCATGTTTGCCAGGCTTCTCTCAAAAGTGTTTGGGGTGCAAGTGAGCTATTCTCTGGCAAGTTAGGAATTAATGATTTGGGTTTTAAAAAAGCATTCTAACTGCATCTACTCCTGTAACCCCTGCAAGTTTCAAAAACAGTTCAGAGGTGGATCCTGTTTCTTTCTGCGTTTCAGCATAACTCTGAATAGATCCAGTAAACAACATCCTCAGTCTTCCTGAACAGGTAGAGGTTGAGTTGAAAGCAATACAAAACGATTTAAAGGATGCCCACTTAGCTCTATCACCTTAGTTATATCACTGTGACTTTCACAATATTCCCCAAAACCTGTTTACTTCAACAGTTAATCTCTGTATCATCCAAAAGCCGCTTCTAAAATTGGCTTTCTATAGAAAAAGCTTTCTAAGGGTCAAAGctcaaaatctgtatttatttttgttttttaaattctagACTCTTACGTAAAACCTGAAAATCCCTCTGTTACAgaagtctttcttttcctgggtATCAACAAAAGAGTCAGCTTCCCTTTCTTGCAATTTGCTTTTTCCTAGAGCATACCAAACTGGAATCTAGCTACAATAATTATAGATACCTTCCAGCATTCCTAAGTTACTACATAGtccctcaaaacaaaacaaaacaaaccccacaacaaaaccacagaaaaaaacaaaaacaaaacaaaagaaaaaaaccccacaacaaaacaccacaaacaaaaccccataaaaaacaaaacaaaaccctaagaGAAATTTAATTAAGGATAGTGGTTGTCCACTGTACAACTGAATTGTCTGAATGCAAAGCCTTTGTGCAGGAAGAGGAACACATGGTTCCCTGATAGTTGTATCCTGGCACATATTTAAAAGAACATAGGTGAACCACTGACTTTGAGGATGACTTCCTGGGTTTAGGCAACACATAGGGTAGGCTTTACCAATGCAGAAGCCTAGTAGTCAAGAAGATATGAAAAACCTAGGCAACATcaagaagagaagaagagaagaatcaGTTGCCACTGAAATAAGTTGACAGAAACTCTGCAGAGAACTCTTCAAGAAGTCACAAACCTACCAGGATTTTCAACTGGAAAATATCCAACACTTTCAGTGCTCACAGCTCCAAACAAATTTTAGAATCATTGTATGTTCAAAATCAATGAGATAGGTACCAGTGTGGATATTTCCAGTTCCTCCAAACAAGAATGCTTATTcacagcatttattttacttagTGTTTCAAGAGCCATAGAGCTAGCTGCCtcaagcatattaaaaaaaagaaagaggaaaaaaatggaacatGTTCTACTACAAGTTTAAGCCACCACAAAAATCACTCCAGGTCACTAGGAACAAAAGAACATTTCATGCAGGTTTGAATCCATGTTTCCTGAGCCTGCTTTGTGAAGAGCAGAATGTCAGGCAGAAATAATGCTTAAACAGAGCTCCCCTAGGTGATGACTGTTACTGCATAGGAACAGTCTGTCTCTATAGCACCTGTTTGCTTGAAAAAAGATAAAGCTTTACATTACATGATATAAGGAGTATCTTAGGATACTTCAAACAGTCACAAGATATTTTTTCAGATAAGAACAGGAGCCCATCCAAAGAGCGGTatagagaaaaatattcagaacGCAGAATGAAAAAGAGGGCAGGTTAGAATAAATAAACCTGAAGTGAAAGCCTGGATTCTCTAAATTTAGCAGTATCAGATTTAAACAAAACACCTAGTACTTTAACATGTAATATTTGGAGTTC
The sequence above is a segment of the Lathamus discolor isolate bLatDis1 chromosome 1, bLatDis1.hap1, whole genome shotgun sequence genome. Coding sequences within it:
- the RHNO1 gene encoding RAD9, HUS1, RAD1-interacting nuclear orphan protein 1 encodes the protein MPPKKKCTKARKSELLFLEKPREGPVHCYEAPLHSAENPRRVPTKPVDQNTAAVWVCPQFETTSVVLKACQKKHRGPRKPQNHDANYSSLHTGGACRRPIACKFPPLTFEKTEGGAVHPSDHLNCLRKHTQHLHRQPKEGTAAKANIQVNSLVNCREIPLLPAPPPVEPEVCSSPDVETAQVPSVSNWRCSSTLPQSSSHARHLEKELAFGIDPCEGGELESAAVLVTDTPEHEYGVKVTWRQRPLIMKYLQDRGKLSAADILVKTNLELSRRQTNV